In Kaistia defluvii, one genomic interval encodes:
- the glcF gene encoding glycolate oxidase subunit GlcF: MQTSFTLAQLADPDVRESEKILRTCVHCGFCTATCPTYLLLGDELDSPRGRIYLIKDMLEGGKPANEQVVKHVDRCLSCLSCMSTCPSGVNYMHLVDHARAHIEETYDRPIADKVIRSAIAGILPYRNRFRLALVGAAMARPFAGPMGKVPGFKRISAMLKLAPRFPHGRTASEGPGTFPTEVEKRGRVALLSGCVQPVLDPGINEATIRLLNRVGVEVVIAKGETCCGSLAHHMGKSEQSHATAKRAIDAWTAEMDGEGLDAIIITASGCGTTIKDYGFMFREDAAYAEKAARVSAIAKDITEYLESLKLAPVAAPKPLTVAYHSACSMQHGQQIKTTPKTLLAKAGFTVRDVPEGHICCGSAGTYNMLQPELSQQLKARKLGNIAKVSPDVVATGNIGCITQLSGGVPVVHTIELLDWAYGGPKPAGLNV, from the coding sequence ATGCAAACCTCCTTTACCCTCGCCCAACTTGCCGACCCGGATGTGCGTGAATCCGAGAAGATCCTGCGCACCTGCGTCCATTGCGGTTTCTGTACGGCGACCTGTCCGACCTATCTGCTGCTCGGCGACGAACTCGACAGTCCGCGCGGGCGCATCTACCTGATCAAGGACATGCTCGAGGGCGGCAAGCCGGCGAACGAGCAGGTGGTCAAGCATGTCGATCGCTGCCTGTCCTGCCTTTCCTGCATGTCGACCTGTCCGTCCGGCGTGAATTACATGCACCTCGTCGATCATGCCCGCGCGCATATCGAGGAGACCTATGACCGGCCGATCGCCGACAAGGTGATCCGTTCGGCCATTGCCGGAATCCTGCCCTATCGCAACCGTTTCCGCCTGGCGCTGGTAGGAGCTGCCATGGCGCGTCCTTTTGCGGGGCCGATGGGCAAGGTGCCGGGTTTCAAGCGGATCAGCGCCATGCTGAAGCTGGCGCCGCGCTTTCCGCACGGCCGCACTGCTTCGGAAGGGCCGGGCACCTTCCCGACGGAGGTCGAGAAGCGCGGCCGCGTCGCGCTGCTTTCCGGCTGCGTCCAGCCCGTGCTCGACCCCGGTATCAACGAGGCGACGATCCGCCTGCTGAACCGGGTCGGCGTCGAGGTGGTGATCGCCAAGGGCGAGACCTGCTGCGGCTCGCTCGCCCATCACATGGGCAAGTCGGAACAATCGCATGCGACGGCCAAGCGGGCGATCGATGCCTGGACCGCCGAAATGGATGGCGAGGGGCTCGACGCCATCATCATCACCGCGTCCGGCTGCGGCACGACGATCAAGGATTACGGCTTCATGTTCCGCGAGGACGCCGCCTATGCCGAAAAGGCGGCGCGCGTGTCAGCCATCGCCAAGGACATCACCGAATATCTGGAGAGCTTGAAGCTCGCGCCCGTCGCCGCGCCGAAGCCCTTGACCGTGGCCTATCACTCCGCATGCTCGATGCAGCACGGCCAGCAGATCAAGACGACGCCGAAGACGCTGCTGGCGAAGGCAGGCTTCACCGTGCGCGATGTGCCCGAAGGCCATATCTGCTGCGGCTCGGCCGGCACCTACAACATGCTGCAGCCGGAACTGTCGCAGCAGCTCAAGGCGCGAAAGCTCGGCAACATCGCCAAGGTGTCGCCCGATGTCGTCGCCACCGGCAATATCGGCTGCATCACGCAGCTCTCCGGCGGCGTGCCGGTGGTCCATACGATCGAGTTGCTGGATTGGGCCTATGGAGGCCCGAAGCCGGCCGGCCTCAACGTCTGA
- a CDS encoding DUF1488 domain-containing protein: protein MNLQFPNRSRSYNETRHRIQFWGHDSAKEVSFYLEADALARIDPNGALDEDHALRTFDANRARIEHAAARAYSRQAHASYTLTASDL, encoded by the coding sequence ATGAACCTCCAATTCCCCAATCGAAGCCGCAGTTACAATGAGACGCGCCACCGGATTCAGTTCTGGGGCCACGATAGCGCGAAGGAAGTCTCGTTCTATCTCGAAGCGGATGCCCTCGCGCGCATCGATCCGAACGGTGCGCTGGACGAGGACCATGCGCTGCGCACCTTCGACGCCAACCGGGCGCGGATCGAGCACGCCGCGGCGCGCGCCTATTCCCGGCAGGCGCACGCGTCCTACACGCTGACTGCCAGCGATCTCTGA
- a CDS encoding TMEM175 family protein — protein MNKSRIEAFSDGVIAIIITIMVLELKVPHQADIHTLLPLVPVFLSYVLSFIMIGIYWNNHHHMFHAVSHVRGGVLWANLHLLFWLSLTPFTTAWMGENHIESVPVAVYGFVLMMCGIAYYILARSLIRLEGANSAIAEAFGRDRKGKISVLIYAVAVALAFVSPWIAIACYVGVAMIWLVPDRRVERVLLSARAGHAPEA, from the coding sequence ATGAACAAGAGCCGGATCGAAGCATTCAGCGACGGCGTCATCGCCATCATCATCACCATCATGGTGCTGGAACTGAAGGTGCCGCACCAGGCGGACATCCACACGCTTCTGCCCCTCGTGCCGGTATTTCTCAGCTATGTGCTGAGCTTCATCATGATCGGCATCTACTGGAACAACCATCACCACATGTTCCATGCCGTCAGCCATGTCCGCGGCGGCGTGCTCTGGGCCAATCTGCACCTGCTGTTCTGGCTGTCGCTGACGCCGTTCACCACGGCATGGATGGGCGAAAACCACATCGAGTCGGTCCCGGTCGCTGTTTACGGCTTCGTGCTGATGATGTGCGGTATCGCCTATTACATCCTCGCGCGGTCGCTCATCCGGCTCGAAGGCGCAAACTCGGCTATCGCCGAGGCATTCGGCCGGGATCGCAAGGGCAAGATTTCCGTCCTGATCTATGCCGTCGCGGTCGCGCTTGCCTTTGTCAGCCCGTGGATCGCCATCGCCTGCTATGTCGGCGTCGCAATGATCTGGCTCGTGCCGGATCGACGGGTGGAGCGCGTCCTGCTGTCGGCGCGCGCGGGCCATGCGCCGGAGGCCTAG
- the thiM gene encoding hydroxyethylthiazole kinase, whose protein sequence is MSPNPSFTIEAATDALHAMRAARPLVQNITNYVAMTISANVLLAVGASPAMVHATEEVDDFVAISNALVINIGTLSPTWIEGMQRAAKRAVALAKPWVLDPVGCGATKFRTDFAVEMSRAGPSIIRGNASEIMSLAGAAGAGGKGVDSTASSDAAMEAGKALARASGAVVAITGETDYVTDGTTVVAITGGSPLMPLSTALGCALSATVAAFAAVRPPFEAAVAAIAVYGAAGAAAATRVTGPGHLPAELCDALYVADADMIARYATIRVVDEVNV, encoded by the coding sequence GTGTCTCCCAACCCTTCCTTCACGATCGAAGCCGCGACCGATGCGTTGCATGCCATGCGGGCTGCCCGTCCGCTCGTCCAGAACATCACCAACTACGTCGCCATGACGATCTCGGCCAATGTGCTGCTCGCCGTCGGCGCGTCGCCAGCCATGGTGCATGCGACCGAGGAGGTCGACGACTTCGTCGCCATCTCCAATGCGCTGGTGATCAATATCGGCACGCTGTCGCCGACCTGGATCGAGGGCATGCAGCGCGCGGCGAAGCGGGCCGTCGCCCTCGCCAAGCCCTGGGTGCTGGACCCGGTCGGCTGCGGCGCGACGAAGTTCCGCACCGATTTCGCCGTCGAGATGAGCCGGGCGGGTCCGTCGATCATTCGCGGTAATGCCAGCGAGATCATGAGCCTCGCCGGCGCGGCCGGGGCAGGGGGCAAGGGCGTCGATTCGACCGCTTCGTCCGATGCGGCGATGGAAGCCGGCAAGGCGCTGGCGCGCGCCAGCGGCGCGGTCGTCGCCATCACGGGCGAGACGGACTATGTCACGGACGGCACGACGGTCGTGGCGATCACCGGCGGCAGCCCGCTAATGCCGCTCTCGACCGCGCTGGGCTGTGCGTTGTCGGCGACAGTTGCCGCCTTCGCCGCCGTGCGTCCGCCCTTCGAGGCGGCGGTCGCCGCCATCGCCGTCTATGGCGCGGCGGGCGCCGCCGCGGCGACCCGCGTGACCGGGCCGGGCCATCTGCCGGCGGAGCTTTGCGACGCGCTCTATGTGGCCGACGCCGACATGATCGCGCGTTATGCGACCATCCGGGTTGTTGATGAGGTGAATGTCTGA
- the thiE gene encoding thiamine phosphate synthase produces the protein MSRPFDLSLYLVTDEDLAGPRGVVETVRAAIEGGVTLVQHRCKHGTTRDFVATASELMEILRPRGIPLIINDRVDVALAVDADGVHVGQDDMRVAKVRELIGPDRILGLSAALMEELTPDELGPIDYLGVGPVFATTTKPDADDAIGFDHLGRIKAAAGLPVVAIGGLKPEHVEPTLAAGADGLAVVSAIMAAEDPAKAARDFADRIARYRSQ, from the coding sequence ATGAGCCGTCCTTTCGATCTTTCGCTTTATCTCGTCACCGACGAGGACCTGGCCGGACCGCGCGGCGTGGTCGAAACGGTGCGCGCCGCGATCGAGGGCGGCGTCACGCTGGTGCAGCATCGCTGCAAGCACGGCACCACCCGCGATTTCGTCGCGACGGCGTCGGAGCTGATGGAAATCCTGCGCCCGCGTGGCATCCCGCTCATCATCAATGACCGCGTCGATGTCGCGCTGGCGGTCGATGCCGATGGGGTCCATGTCGGCCAGGACGACATGCGCGTCGCCAAGGTGCGCGAACTGATCGGCCCGGATCGCATTCTCGGCCTGTCCGCGGCATTGATGGAGGAACTGACGCCGGACGAACTCGGCCCGATCGATTATCTCGGCGTCGGCCCGGTCTTCGCGACGACGACCAAGCCGGACGCGGACGACGCGATCGGCTTCGACCATCTCGGGCGGATCAAGGCGGCGGCTGGCCTTCCGGTCGTGGCGATCGGTGGCCTGAAGCCCGAGCATGTCGAGCCGACGCTGGCGGCGGGCGCCGATGGCCTTGCCGTCGTTTCCGCCATCATGGCGGCGGAAGACCCGGCAAAGGCGGCGCGCGACTTCGCCGACCGCATCGCGCGCTACCGTTCGCAATAG